In a genomic window of Methanosarcina horonobensis HB-1 = JCM 15518:
- a CDS encoding ABC transporter permease produces MRNSTYLKMGLNMLLHSKLRSWLTIIGIVIGIGSVVGILSLGDAMQEQVQSRLAEMDLTKITISPGYTKASSNMPGPGGPGGGGTTTDVELTDKDIDALQGLDGIQYIAGQVSGSEPVIYAAQNATLSITGVDPQVWKYMTTLETQSGRLLEPSDKYVAVIGSGVASGVYDQDIGVNQVITINGKAVRVVGILTEEGQGDRSIYMPIDAAVNLIDDAEEGVYDTITVKAKSEDLVDSLMEDIEKKLMISRHIIRDDDRDFSISASKSMAESVTEMTSSMTLFLGAIAAVSLLVGAVGIANTMFTSVLEKTKEIGTMKAIGAKNRDILMIFLFNSAMVGLVGGILGVALGTFVSTLFPLLGVRMMGGGSDSSLYLAPDLMAFGLILAIVIGVASGVVPAYRASKLKPVDALRYE; encoded by the coding sequence ATGAGAAATTCAACCTACCTGAAAATGGGCCTGAATATGCTTCTGCACAGTAAATTGAGAAGCTGGCTGACCATTATCGGGATAGTTATAGGGATAGGGTCTGTTGTTGGCATCCTTTCCCTTGGGGATGCCATGCAGGAACAAGTACAGAGCAGGCTTGCCGAGATGGATCTGACTAAAATAACCATATCACCAGGGTATACTAAAGCATCATCCAATATGCCCGGTCCCGGAGGACCCGGTGGAGGGGGTACGACAACAGATGTCGAATTAACGGATAAAGATATTGATGCACTTCAGGGGCTGGATGGTATACAATACATAGCCGGCCAGGTTTCCGGCAGTGAACCGGTGATTTATGCAGCGCAAAATGCAACCCTCTCAATCACTGGTGTGGACCCTCAGGTCTGGAAGTACATGACTACTCTGGAAACGCAATCAGGAAGGTTGCTCGAGCCGTCCGATAAGTATGTTGCAGTTATAGGAAGCGGCGTTGCAAGTGGAGTTTACGACCAGGATATCGGAGTTAATCAGGTAATTACGATCAATGGTAAAGCAGTGCGCGTTGTAGGAATCCTTACGGAAGAAGGCCAGGGTGATAGAAGTATTTACATGCCAATAGATGCGGCAGTAAACCTGATTGACGATGCAGAAGAAGGTGTTTATGATACCATCACGGTAAAAGCCAAGAGCGAAGATCTGGTGGACAGCCTGATGGAAGATATCGAAAAGAAGCTCATGATTTCAAGGCACATTATCAGGGATGACGACAGGGACTTCTCTATTAGCGCCTCAAAATCCATGGCAGAATCTGTTACCGAAATGACGAGTTCAATGACACTCTTCCTCGGAGCGATTGCAGCCGTATCCCTCCTTGTCGGAGCTGTAGGTATTGCAAATACCATGTTTACCTCTGTTCTGGAAAAGACAAAAGAAATAGGGACTATGAAAGCCATCGGGGCGAAAAATAGGGATATACTCATGATTTTCCTCTTTAACTCCGCAATGGTAGGGCTTGTTGGAGGCATCCTTGGAGTTGCTCTGGGGACCTTTGTTTCTACTCTCTTCCCACTGCTGGGTGTACGTATGATGGGAGGAGGTAGTGATTCAAGTTTATACCTTGCTCCTGACCTGATGGCTTTCGGGCTTATCCTTGCAATTGTAATAGGAGTAGCTTCAGGAGTGGTTCCGGCTTACCGGGCATCAAAACTAAAGCCGGTAGACGCATTAAGGTACGAGTAA
- a CDS encoding COG1361 S-layer family protein, which produces MKKFSLLTILLIFSAFICLGAGTALGASNGNINSSSMQVNLTNQNPDSARPGEPVELTVSVQNVGTKDVKDISVTVKPEYPFTGISGQSLEKSISYLNARQDTKEGGVLKFKLMTDANASAGTYDIDIVTTYKSGSGSSSITYTTTKTITIEVRGKEYAQIVTIDKANIDIAKEETLEFIVTNTGTSPLKNMVVSWKDPDGVILPVYSDNTKYIKYLDAGDSVTIVYSVMADVNADPGLYTLDINLVLEDYESNEQIINTTAGVFVGGETDFDVSFSESDEGEISLSVANVGNNIAYSVKVSVPKQDNYKVSGSSSTIVGNLEKGDYTIASFDVTSTQGALGTEGGAGAPGTARASTEGGNLTAASVAGNPLKVQIEYTDAKGERITVDKEVELEITGGSMPAQGKRASSNSGTSYLPYIAVIMLAGGAFVYRKKIQERIQAQRQKKPGNKKPEVSKKPEEQNSGLKAPRD; this is translated from the coding sequence ATGAAGAAGTTCTCTTTACTAACAATCTTACTGATATTTTCAGCATTCATATGCCTTGGAGCTGGAACAGCACTGGGTGCATCAAATGGAAATATAAACTCCTCATCTATGCAGGTGAACCTGACAAACCAGAACCCTGACTCTGCTCGCCCTGGAGAGCCTGTTGAACTGACTGTCAGCGTACAGAATGTAGGAACAAAAGATGTGAAAGATATCTCTGTCACCGTCAAACCGGAATATCCCTTCACTGGGATTTCCGGGCAATCTCTTGAAAAAAGCATATCCTATCTCAATGCACGGCAGGATACTAAAGAGGGAGGCGTCCTTAAATTCAAGCTAATGACAGATGCCAACGCATCTGCAGGTACGTACGATATAGACATAGTCACTACCTATAAAAGCGGATCCGGATCTTCATCGATCACCTATACCACTACAAAAACCATAACTATTGAAGTAAGAGGCAAAGAATACGCCCAGATTGTGACCATAGATAAGGCGAACATTGACATTGCAAAAGAAGAAACCCTTGAGTTTATAGTAACAAATACCGGAACTTCACCTCTCAAAAACATGGTAGTTTCCTGGAAAGACCCGGATGGCGTTATCCTTCCTGTATACTCTGACAATACAAAGTATATCAAGTACCTGGATGCAGGGGACTCTGTAACCATCGTTTACTCTGTGATGGCAGATGTAAACGCAGATCCTGGACTTTATACTCTGGACATAAACCTCGTTCTTGAAGACTATGAATCAAATGAACAGATTATCAATACCACAGCAGGAGTTTTCGTAGGTGGAGAAACCGACTTTGATGTGTCTTTCTCGGAAAGTGATGAAGGAGAGATCTCGCTCTCAGTTGCAAATGTAGGTAATAACATTGCATATTCGGTGAAAGTATCTGTCCCGAAACAGGACAACTATAAGGTATCGGGAAGTTCCTCAACCATTGTTGGAAATCTTGAGAAAGGTGACTATACAATAGCATCCTTTGATGTTACCAGCACGCAGGGAGCCTTAGGGACTGAAGGTGGTGCAGGAGCACCGGGTACTGCAAGAGCAAGTACTGAAGGAGGAAATTTAACTGCCGCTTCCGTGGCAGGTAATCCACTGAAGGTTCAGATCGAATATACGGATGCAAAAGGAGAAAGAATAACAGTGGATAAGGAAGTAGAGCTCGAGATTACCGGCGGAAGCATGCCTGCGCAGGGAAAAAGAGCATCAAGCAACAGTGGAACCTCATACCTGCCTTACATTGCGGTAATAATGCTTGCAGGTGGAGCGTTTGTGTACCGGAAGAAAATACAGGAAAGAATACAGGCACAGAGACAGAAAAAACCCGGTAACAAAAAACCTGAAGTTAGCAAAAAGCCTGAAGAACAGAACTCTGGCCTTAAGGCACCAAGAGACTGA
- a CDS encoding ABC transporter ATP-binding protein, with the protein MTFTEIIETFKTKLNPSKIMDSLEKTASFYDESDKDFGEDDSGEDLKNNPYSNSASDSVKSSGLTRITRDEKEPLIKLTDVWKIYQMGEVEFAALKGINLEIYEGEFLVVLGPSGSGKSTLMNLLGCLDIPSEGTVYLNSEDISELDESELARIRGQMIGFIFQSFNLIPTLSTEENVLLPLEFQEENREIARKKATYLLDIVGLSEKKHNLPSQLSGGQRQRVAIARSLAVNPPIILADEPTGNLDTKTGDYILEFLDGLHKREGKTIIIVTHDLDLVKYATRVVYIRDGEIEKIETRIKNEPNMN; encoded by the coding sequence ATGACATTCACTGAAATTATAGAGACGTTCAAGACGAAGCTGAATCCCTCAAAAATTATGGATTCTCTCGAAAAAACAGCGAGTTTCTACGATGAATCGGATAAAGATTTTGGGGAGGATGATTCCGGGGAGGATCTAAAAAATAACCCCTATAGTAACTCAGCGAGCGACTCTGTCAAAAGCTCTGGACTTACCAGAATTACACGGGATGAAAAAGAACCACTTATCAAACTAACTGACGTCTGGAAAATTTACCAGATGGGTGAGGTCGAGTTTGCAGCCCTCAAAGGAATCAATCTGGAGATCTACGAAGGGGAGTTCCTGGTTGTTCTGGGTCCCAGCGGAAGTGGTAAAAGCACTCTTATGAACCTGCTGGGCTGCCTTGACATACCATCAGAAGGCACAGTTTACCTGAACTCAGAAGATATCTCAGAGCTTGACGAGTCCGAGCTTGCCCGTATTCGAGGACAGATGATAGGCTTTATCTTCCAGAGTTTCAACCTCATTCCAACTCTCAGTACGGAAGAAAACGTACTCCTGCCTCTGGAGTTTCAGGAGGAAAACAGAGAGATAGCTCGAAAAAAAGCAACATACCTGCTTGACATAGTAGGACTCTCGGAAAAAAAGCACAATCTGCCTTCTCAGCTTTCAGGCGGGCAGAGGCAGAGAGTTGCAATAGCCCGCTCCCTTGCTGTAAACCCGCCTATCATCTTGGCGGACGAGCCTACAGGAAACCTGGACACAAAGACCGGAGACTATATCCTGGAATTCCTGGACGGGCTCCACAAAAGAGAAGGAAAAACAATCATTATCGTAACCCATGACCTTGACCTTGTAAAATACGCAACAAGAGTTGTATACATCAGAGACGGAGAGATAGAAAAAATTGAAACACGTATAAAAAACGAACCAAACATGAACTGA
- a CDS encoding DUF4405 domain-containing protein, producing MNRTKINYVVDLALLIQFVLVGYSGLLLFIDGHGTSHFWKLIHEKIGILMLAFFIAHFVLHWGWLMLNTKKCFSREKEMKADEIIEAKHTNID from the coding sequence ATGAATCGAACAAAAATCAATTATGTCGTGGACCTTGCTCTCCTCATTCAATTTGTTCTGGTTGGCTATTCAGGTCTTTTATTGTTTATTGACGGACATGGGACATCCCATTTCTGGAAGTTAATCCACGAAAAGATTGGAATTCTGATGCTGGCCTTCTTTATTGCCCACTTTGTACTGCATTGGGGCTGGTTAATGTTAAACACAAAGAAATGTTTCAGCAGAGAAAAAGAAATGAAGGCTGATGAGATCATCGAGGCAAAACATACTAACATCGATTAA
- a CDS encoding helix-turn-helix transcriptional regulator: protein MNLNVYITCVVAVVLLSIPALADSTATIRGGVYSWDTFEPLENAVVEVNSTPSQSMVAKYGVYSFELEPGDYLITASYYQNSTLLYFAEEPIKVKGEGSYVLDLLLLPVYSEELMDNYELKETSESSKDTENSSTLIQSVNNNSDAVNDPDVNNSSANVSIAEISEINGGSTSSTGYYFLAALVLSFFVAGGYNLKKHRSAEKTKSEIARLEKSQSETNKLEKSSLLEGKTEPETERFSTPVSIPEFSAKEPVLVNSPDERIEQKAEQDLSVELTEAQLSEKPEFMEKQTEIKEGQFILETESAFFKKETEEDKKTFAKEISLKDMSPQEASFEEPVKEPEPAKLPEQEAPVIKKNLPLPADLQEIMDIIRGQGGRITQKDLRSKLKYSEGKVSLMLADLERRELIEKFKRGRGNIVILRDEER, encoded by the coding sequence ATGAATCTGAATGTCTATATTACCTGTGTTGTTGCTGTAGTGCTTCTTTCTATACCCGCATTAGCAGACAGCACAGCTACAATTCGTGGAGGAGTGTACAGCTGGGATACCTTCGAACCTCTGGAAAACGCGGTGGTTGAAGTAAACTCCACACCTTCCCAGTCCATGGTGGCAAAATATGGTGTTTATTCTTTTGAACTGGAGCCCGGAGACTACCTTATTACAGCCAGTTACTATCAGAACAGCACTCTTCTCTACTTCGCCGAAGAGCCGATTAAAGTTAAAGGAGAAGGAAGCTATGTGCTTGACCTCCTGCTTCTTCCCGTTTATTCAGAAGAATTGATGGACAATTATGAATTAAAAGAGACTTCCGAAAGCTCCAAAGATACCGAAAATTCCAGCACTCTTATACAATCAGTCAATAACAATTCGGATGCTGTTAATGACCCGGATGTAAACAACTCAAGTGCTAATGTGAGTATCGCTGAAATCAGCGAAATAAACGGAGGATCTACCTCTTCAACAGGCTATTATTTCCTTGCAGCCCTTGTGCTATCATTTTTTGTTGCCGGTGGCTACAATCTCAAGAAGCATAGAAGTGCAGAGAAAACTAAGTCGGAAATTGCCAGGCTGGAAAAGAGCCAGTCGGAAACAAATAAGCTGGAAAAAAGCAGTCTTCTGGAAGGAAAAACAGAACCTGAAACGGAAAGGTTTTCAACGCCTGTGAGCATTCCCGAATTTTCAGCAAAAGAGCCTGTTTTAGTAAATTCTCCTGATGAGAGGATTGAGCAGAAAGCCGAACAGGATCTGTCTGTAGAGCTCACAGAAGCTCAACTTTCAGAAAAGCCAGAGTTTATGGAAAAACAGACCGAAATCAAAGAAGGGCAATTCATACTTGAAACAGAATCTGCATTCTTTAAAAAGGAGACTGAAGAGGACAAAAAAACCTTTGCTAAAGAAATATCTTTAAAAGATATGTCTCCTCAAGAAGCATCTTTCGAAGAACCTGTGAAGGAGCCTGAACCAGCAAAGCTGCCCGAGCAAGAAGCCCCTGTTATCAAAAAGAATCTCCCTCTTCCGGCAGATCTCCAGGAAATTATGGACATAATTCGAGGTCAGGGAGGCCGAATTACGCAGAAAGATCTCCGAAGCAAACTTAAGTATTCTGAAGGAAAAGTCAGTCTGATGCTTGCAGACCTGGAAAGAAGAGAGCTTATTGAGAAATTTAAAAGGGGACGCGGGAATATTGTGATCTTGCGGGATGAAGAAAGATAA
- a CDS encoding ArsR/SmtB family transcription factor, whose product MPENPEEKLLILQLSEDSRKIARILSNETSIRILKLLDRKSMSAADIADELEVRLNTLKYNLDSLLEAGLIRVRQVKWSRKGREIKVYETVGKMIVLLSGERSSDMSLLLTILRQHSMKNSEGTAALEFSGVYCEPGI is encoded by the coding sequence ATGCCTGAAAACCCGGAGGAAAAATTGTTAATCCTGCAACTTTCCGAGGACTCCAGGAAAATTGCCCGGATTCTTTCTAATGAGACTTCGATCAGGATTCTCAAATTACTTGACAGAAAGTCAATGTCTGCGGCAGATATTGCAGATGAACTGGAAGTGCGCCTGAATACTCTCAAATACAACCTGGATTCTCTTCTTGAAGCCGGGCTTATCAGGGTAAGACAGGTAAAGTGGAGCAGGAAAGGAAGAGAAATAAAAGTATATGAAACAGTCGGAAAAATGATTGTCCTTCTATCCGGAGAAAGAAGCTCTGACATGTCTCTCTTATTAACTATACTCCGGCAGCACAGTATGAAAAACTCGGAAGGAACGGCTGCCTTGGAGTTCTCGGGAGTTTATTGTGAGCCCGGGATATGA
- a CDS encoding HEAT repeat domain-containing protein, producing MNENTKSLIKKVERSVFAGNRAAAAGELGKTGDFDVVPVLLKALEDSSWKVKAAASEALGEIDDPDAVPGLTKMLEDSESSVKKAAIIALGKIGTPEAVSGIVKGFGDPDKFIQRESVKALMRIGSPEAVSGLTRAFGCSDNPLKKISIIALGKINTYEAACGLIKALEDPDKRIREQAIETLGKRGTPDILMELMEVLRDPRQPVQEAASEALCKVIGASESVPVLTKVLDASDRKVRKASIEALRKVGTPEAISVLLMEIDDEDWYLRGRAADALADIASPEAALGLAKALDYHDTPVRKVIVDALEKIGTLETIEGLVKALDDPDSSIREAAALGLGKTGKTEAILGLLIALHDSKSTVQEAAAISLGDLKAEEAVPELLKVLDNPESLIYKAVISSLEKIGTPEAVSGLSSARENPDASVRKAASKALEKIKKSGVLLEKVKDLGISSFEVSD from the coding sequence ATGAATGAGAACACAAAGAGTCTAATAAAGAAAGTAGAACGCTCTGTTTTTGCGGGGAACAGGGCAGCTGCTGCAGGAGAGCTTGGGAAAACCGGGGACTTCGATGTTGTTCCTGTTCTGCTTAAAGCTCTTGAAGACTCCAGCTGGAAGGTAAAAGCTGCTGCTTCGGAAGCTCTTGGGGAAATCGATGATCCGGATGCAGTGCCAGGACTGACAAAAATGCTTGAAGACTCTGAAAGCTCTGTCAAAAAGGCGGCAATAATTGCTCTTGGAAAAATAGGAACGCCAGAAGCAGTTTCCGGGATTGTTAAAGGATTCGGGGACCCGGATAAATTTATACAGAGAGAATCGGTAAAAGCACTGATGAGAATCGGATCTCCTGAAGCCGTATCAGGACTAACCAGAGCTTTTGGTTGTTCGGATAATCCCCTGAAAAAAATCTCGATAATAGCTCTTGGAAAAATAAACACTTACGAAGCAGCCTGCGGGCTTATAAAAGCGCTTGAAGACCCGGACAAAAGAATAAGGGAACAGGCCATAGAAACCCTTGGAAAAAGAGGGACTCCCGATATCCTTATGGAACTAATGGAAGTGCTCAGGGATCCAAGACAGCCGGTACAGGAGGCAGCATCAGAAGCCCTTTGTAAAGTGATAGGGGCATCGGAATCAGTACCTGTTCTTACAAAGGTACTGGATGCTTCTGATAGAAAGGTAAGAAAGGCTTCTATAGAAGCTCTCAGGAAAGTAGGAACTCCTGAAGCTATTTCCGTTCTTTTGATGGAGATTGATGATGAAGACTGGTATTTGAGAGGCCGGGCTGCGGATGCACTTGCAGATATCGCTTCTCCTGAAGCAGCCCTGGGCCTTGCAAAAGCCCTCGATTACCATGATACTCCTGTAAGGAAAGTAATAGTGGACGCACTTGAAAAAATAGGGACGCTTGAGACTATTGAAGGTCTGGTTAAAGCCCTAGATGATCCTGACAGCTCGATCCGGGAGGCTGCAGCTCTGGGGCTTGGAAAGACAGGGAAAACAGAAGCTATTCTAGGGCTTTTGATAGCTCTTCATGATTCAAAAAGTACTGTGCAGGAGGCTGCTGCCATATCCCTCGGAGATCTAAAAGCAGAAGAAGCCGTTCCTGAGCTGCTAAAAGTTCTTGATAATCCGGAGTCTTTGATATATAAAGCTGTAATCTCTTCACTCGAGAAAATAGGCACTCCGGAGGCAGTCTCAGGACTCTCAAGTGCCCGTGAGAATCCTGATGCTTCCGTAAGAAAAGCTGCGTCAAAAGCTCTCGAAAAGATTAAGAAATCCGGAGTTTTACTGGAAAAAGTTAAAGACCTCGGAATTTCAAGTTTCGAGGTTTCAGATTAA